The Fibrobacter sp. UWR4 sequence AAACCCCGTACATCCTCCTCTACGACAAGAAGATCTCCACCATGAAGGACCTCCTCCCCATGCTGGAATTCGTCGCAAAGCAGAACAAATCCTTGCTCATCATCGCCGAAGACGTGGATGGCGAAGCTCTCGCAACTCTCGTTGTGAACAAGATGCGTGGCACCCTGAAGGTTGCTGCAGTCAAGGCTCCTGGCTTCGGCGACCGTCGTAAGGCTATGCTCGAAGACATCGCAATCCTCACCGGCGGTATGCTGGTTTCCGAAGACACCGGCGCCAAGCTGGAAGACGCTCCGGTAACCGTCCTCGGTCAGGCAAAGTCCATCGTTATCACCAAGGACAACACCACCATCGTCGAAGGTGCAGGCGACGCTGCAAGCATCAAGGGCCGTATCGCCCAGATCAAGAAGCAGATCGAAGCTACCACTAGCGACTACGATCGTGAAAAGCTCCAGGAACGCCTGGCAAAGCTGGCCGGTGGCGTTGCAGTGATCAAGGTCGGTGCCGCTACCGAAGTTGAAATGAAGGAAAAGAAGGACCGCGTCGACGACGCTATGCACGCAACCCGCGCCGCCGTCGAAGAAGGTATCGTTCCGGGTGGTGGCGTCGCCCTCATCCGCGCAGCAAAGGCTGTGGACGCCCTCGAACTCACCAACAGCGACCAGAAGACTGGTGCCGCTATCATCAAGCGCGCTATCGAAGAACCTCTCCGTCAGATCGTTGCAAACGCTGGTGGCGAAGGCTCCGTCGTCGTGAACAAGGTTAAGGAAGGCAAGGACGGCTTTGGCTACAACGCTAAGACCGACACCTACGAAGACCTGATTGCCGCTGGCGTTATCGACCCGGCCAAGGTTACCCGTACCGCTCTCAAGAACGCTTCCTCCATCGCTTCCATGATTCTCACCACCGACTGTGTGATCGCAGAAAAGAAGGAACCGAAGCCGGCAGCACCTGCCATGGATCCTTCCATGGGCATGGGCGGCATGATGTAATAGCCCCGTCGCAGGCCTAGCCCGCGACACCTAAGGATTTCTCCTTATGGAAAACACCCTGGTTCGAAAGAACCGGGGTGTTTTTTATTTCAAGATTTGTACTTCCGCGTCAGCTCAAGACAAAAAGAAAGCCCCCATGTTCAATGGGAGCTTTTTAACGTCTGAATAAATCAGACGTAGACTAGAACATCTTTCTAGCAGACTTCTTGCCACCTGCAGCAGGAGTAGAAGTAGTAGCGTTTCTATTACTGAAGAGCGTTGCATCATCAGAAGACTTTGTACGGACTTCGTAATGGTTACCATCGCACTTTTCGGTAGGAGCGCCGGAGAGATACAGGCAGTAAGTCTTTTCGGAGCAGAACTCACCAGCAGTCTTGCCAGTTGCGTTGCAAATACCCTTGCCGATCACGCCTGCAGGAGTCTTGAAGCCTTCCATGGGAAGATCCTTATGAAGCTTCTTCATGACGGCAATCCAGACCGGAAGAGCATCTTCGGTACCCGTATGGCCCGGGCCCATGGACTGAGGATTGTCGATACCGACCCAAACACCCATGGTGTAACGCTTGGTAAAGCCAATGTACCAAGCATCGGTATAGTCGTTGGAAGTACCGGTCTTACCACCGCTAGGATGATGGAAGCCACCGTTATAGACGCGAGCTGCAGTACCACGAATATTCACGTCCTTCAGCATATCGATCATGATATATGCCGCAGCAGGATTCAGGACTTCGTGTTCCACCTTGGAGCTCTTTTCAATTACTTCGCCATGCTTGTCTACAATAGATTCGATCATGTAAGGTTCCAGACGGTTACCGCCATTGGGGAACACCGTATAGGCGCAGGTCATTTCCATAAGAGTTGCTCCGATGGAACCTAGAGCCATACTGGGAACAGCTGTCAGAGGAGCTTTCTGGATACCGAACTTGCGGGCGTAGTTCACCACGTTTGCAAGACCGTACTTCTGGGCGGTAAGAATGGCAGGGAGGTTCTTGGACTTGTACAGAGCACGACGGAGAGTCATCATGCCTTCGAAGTCATGTTCGAAGTTGGCCGGACGCCAGATTTGCTTTTCAGCCTTGCCGTTCACAATCTTGTCCTGATCCTGAATGGTAATAGGTGCATCGTTCACAGAGTCGCAAGGACTTGCACCACTGGAAATTGCAGTGGAGTAAACGATAGGCTTGAAGGAAGAACCCGGCTGACGGAGGGACTGGACGGCGCGGTTCCAACGAGACTTATTCCAGTCACTACCACCCACCATGGCGCGGATTGCGCCAGTTTCGTTTTCCACCAGGACAGCGGCAATTTCGGCATCATGATAGATCAGGCTATCCGGCATGCGACCGCGTTTTTCTTCGTAATTCTTCTTAACGATGGCGAACAGGCTATCGAAATGAGCCACAACGCTATCTTCCGGCATGTCAAATTTCTTGGCCATGCCGAACTTACGGGTAAAGCGATACTTGATGCGACGACGAACCTTGGTGACCTGGGCCAGGGCTGCACTATCGGCGAAAGCCTGAATTTCCGGGTCAATGGTACTATTGATGGAAACGCCATCTGCATAGAGGGAATTTTCACCGTACTTCTTTTCCATGTATTTACGAATTTCTTCGTAGAAGTAGAGGCCAGCACCCGTTTCAATCTGCTTGGGAGCCAGGGTAATGGGAGTCTTGATATATTCGTGGTATTCGTCGTTATTAATATAGCCAGCATCACGCATTGCATATAGAACCGTATTACGACGTTCCAGGGATGCCTTAGGATGCTTATCCGGACGATAGGCTTCCGGACGCTGAAGCATACCGGCGAGAACAGCATATTCCGGAATAGTCAGGCTGTCCAGGGACTTACCGAAATAGAATTTACCTGCAGCCTGGAAACCATAGTTTCCGCCAGACAGGTAGACTTCGTTCATATAGAATTCAAGGATTTCTTCCTTGGTGTAGGTCTGTTCAATACGGATCGCCGTCATCATTTCCTTGATCTTACGGGCAAGGGAACGTTCCGGAGTCAGGAACAAAAGCTTAGTCAACTGCTGAGTCAAGGTGGACGCACCGCGGAGTTTGCCGCCCTTAGCAACCTTTTCCAGGATAGCGGAAGGGATCGCCCACACGTTCATGCCCCAATGGCTATAGAACACTCGGTCTTCCGTAGCCATCACCGCATGAATTGCATTCTTGGGAATGGAATCGAAAGGAGTCCATTCACGGCGTTCCACGAAATACTCGTGGGCAACATCGCCGTTCATGTCGTAAATCTTGGTCACCAGCTTGGGATTGATCTGTTCCAGCTGAGTCAGGGACGGAAGTTCCGGTGCATAATGGTTGTATACGACAACCGCACTGATAATCACGGCCAGAACCGGGACCTCAAAAATGATAAGCCACTTGATGACTTTCTTGTCAGTGAACCATCCCTTCAGAGTGACCTTCAGGGTGTTCAGGACTTTCAACAGAATTGGTTTAATCTTGTTCATGATTCCATCATGGAAAAAAAGTTGGTCCAAAAATAGCTTTTTATATGGAGTCCCTTGCGAGGAAGCTCTTCAAAAAGGGCTATTTAGCCCTCCAAAAAAAAATTAAAGTTTTTTACGAAATCACCCTTGACAAATATTTGTGGTTATCTATATTTGGGCACGTTGAAAGCGAAAGCGAACAACAAACAAAAATGCGGATGTAGCCCAACTGGATAGAGCGTTTGGCTACGAACCAAAAGGCTCCAGGTTCGAGTCCTGGCACCCGCACGAAAGAGACTTAACGAAAGTTAGGTCTCTTTTTTTTATTTTTCGATTTCTTTTCTCCGAAAAATCTGTAGATAAAATTTTTCGTTTTATACGCAAAACGAACCCCTTTCGT is a genomic window containing:
- the groL gene encoding chaperonin GroEL (60 kDa chaperone family; promotes refolding of misfolded polypeptides especially under stressful conditions; forms two stacked rings of heptamers to form a barrel-shaped 14mer; ends can be capped by GroES; misfolded proteins enter the barrel where they are refolded when GroES binds) yields the protein MAKQLKFDVAAREALMNGVDKLANAVKVTLGPKGRNVMIAKAFGAPNVTKDGVSVAKEVELEDTYENLGAQMAKEVANKTSDTAGDGTTTATVLAQAITREGLKNVAAGANPMDIKRGMDAAVDAVIEEIGKMAVKINGKGHIAQVATISANNDPEIGDLLANAMEKVGNDGVITIEESKTAETILDVVEGMQFDRGYLSPYFVTNTDSMEVALETPYILLYDKKISTMKDLLPMLEFVAKQNKSLLIIAEDVDGEALATLVVNKMRGTLKVAAVKAPGFGDRRKAMLEDIAILTGGMLVSEDTGAKLEDAPVTVLGQAKSIVITKDNTTIVEGAGDAASIKGRIAQIKKQIEATTSDYDREKLQERLAKLAGGVAVIKVGAATEVEMKEKKDRVDDAMHATRAAVEEGIVPGGGVALIRAAKAVDALELTNSDQKTGAAIIKRAIEEPLRQIVANAGGEGSVVVNKVKEGKDGFGYNAKTDTYEDLIAAGVIDPAKVTRTALKNASSIASMILTTDCVIAEKKEPKPAAPAMDPSMGMGGMM
- a CDS encoding penicillin-binding protein 1A, with protein sequence MNKIKPILLKVLNTLKVTLKGWFTDKKVIKWLIIFEVPVLAVIISAVVVYNHYAPELPSLTQLEQINPKLVTKIYDMNGDVAHEYFVERREWTPFDSIPKNAIHAVMATEDRVFYSHWGMNVWAIPSAILEKVAKGGKLRGASTLTQQLTKLLFLTPERSLARKIKEMMTAIRIEQTYTKEEILEFYMNEVYLSGGNYGFQAAGKFYFGKSLDSLTIPEYAVLAGMLQRPEAYRPDKHPKASLERRNTVLYAMRDAGYINNDEYHEYIKTPITLAPKQIETGAGLYFYEEIRKYMEKKYGENSLYADGVSINSTIDPEIQAFADSAALAQVTKVRRRIKYRFTRKFGMAKKFDMPEDSVVAHFDSLFAIVKKNYEEKRGRMPDSLIYHDAEIAAVLVENETGAIRAMVGGSDWNKSRWNRAVQSLRQPGSSFKPIVYSTAISSGASPCDSVNDAPITIQDQDKIVNGKAEKQIWRPANFEHDFEGMMTLRRALYKSKNLPAILTAQKYGLANVVNYARKFGIQKAPLTAVPSMALGSIGATLMEMTCAYTVFPNGGNRLEPYMIESIVDKHGEVIEKSSKVEHEVLNPAAAYIMIDMLKDVNIRGTAARVYNGGFHHPSGGKTGTSNDYTDAWYIGFTKRYTMGVWVGIDNPQSMGPGHTGTEDALPVWIAVMKKLHKDLPMEGFKTPAGVIGKGICNATGKTAGEFCSEKTYCLYLSGAPTEKCDGNHYEVRTKSSDDATLFSNRNATTSTPAAGGKKSARKMF